Proteins found in one Triticum urartu cultivar G1812 chromosome 4, Tu2.1, whole genome shotgun sequence genomic segment:
- the LOC125554307 gene encoding mannan endo-1,4-beta-mannosidase 3-like gives MRPRPPADLVVGLFLLAVLVVVPWHAAAAGGDGGGMVRVNGTRFVAGDGDRTVYLSGFNAYWLMEMASDPSRRGGVVSAFRQASAHGLNLARTWAFSDGGDNPLQSSPGVYHEDMFQGLDFVVAEARRHGIHLLLCLTNNFDDFGGKRQYVQWAREDVAAGGHNLTSADDFFNNTLVKSYYKNHVKTVLTRVNTVSGVAYRDDPAIFGWELMNEPRCGADPTGAMVQAWVEEMAPYLKAIDAAHLVTAGLEGFYGDGAHESKELNPWGIYYGTNFVATHQAAGIDFATIHLYPDVWLWGSTADQQARFFRNWTASHVSDTHRHLRKPLLVTEYGKFLWEEGGENATSATQRRDRFLGTVLDAIYESASRGGPLVGGAFWQLLLDGDGMDALKDGYQIVLPEDARAASIISDHSEKMAELSEQDAAEAGRRTTRKIGSFVSWDGTHPYVQRFLIRFVSLLRSVSSLFGPM, from the exons ATGAGGCCACGGCCGCCGGCTGATCTCGTGGTCGGCCTTTTCCTCCTGGCTGTCCTCGTCGTCGTGCCGTGGCATGCCGCCGCGGCGGGAGGGGACGGCGGCGGCATGGTGCGGGTGAACGGCACGCGGTTCGTGGCGGGGGACGGCGACCGGACGGTGTACCTCAGCGGGTTCAACGCCTACTGGCTCATGGAGATGGCGTCCGACCCGTCGCGGCGGGGCGGGGTGGTGTCGGCGTTCCGGCAGGCGTCGGCGCACGGCCTCAACCTCGCGCGCACCTGGGCATTCAGCGACGGCGGCGACAACCCGCTGCAGTCCTCGCCGGGCGTCTACCACGAGGATATGTTCCAG GGTCTGGACTTCGTCGTCGCCGAGGCGAGGCGGCATGGGATACACCTCCTCCTCTGTCTTACCAACAACTTCGACGACTTCGGCGGCAAGCGCCAGTACGTCCAGTGGGCGAGGGAGGACGTCGCCGCCGGCGGCCACAACCTCACCTCCGCCGACGACTTCTTCAACAACACCCTCGTCAAGTCCTACTACAAGAACCACGTCAAG ACGGTGCTGACGAGGGTGAACACGGTGAGCGGCGTGGCGTACCGGGACGACCCGGCCATCTTCGGGTGGGAGCTGATGAACGAGCCCCGGTGCGGCGCCGACCCCACGGGCGCCATGGTGCAGGCGTGGGTGGAGGAGATGGCGCCGTACCTCAAGGCCATCGACGCCGCCCACCTGGTCACGGCGGGGCTGGAGGGCTTCTACGGCGACGGCGCGCACGAGAGCAAGGAGCTCAACCCCTGGGGCATCTACTACGGCACCAACTTCGTGGCCACGCACCAGGCCGCCGGGATCGACTTCGCCACCATCCACCTCTACCCGGACGTCTGGCTCTGGGGCTCCACCGCCGACCAGCAGGCGCGCTTCTTCCGCAACTGGACGGCGTCGCATGTCAGTGACACCCACCGCCACCTCCGCAAGCCGCTCCTCGTCACCGAGTACGGCAAGTTCCTCTGGGAGGAGGGCGGCGAGAACGCCACGTCCGCCACGCAGAGGAGGGACCGCTTCCTCGGCACGGTGCTCGACGCCATCTACGAGTCGGCGTCCCGGGGCGGGCCGCTCGTCGGCGGCGCCTTCTGGCAGCTGCTGCTCGACGGGGACGGCATGGACGCGCTCAAGGACGGGTACCAGATCGTGCTCCCCGAGGACGCCCGCGCAGCCAGCATCATCAGCGATCACTCCGAGAAGATGGCCGAGCTCAGCGAGCAGGACGCGGCGGAGGCCGGTCGTCGAACGACGAGGAAGATCGGCAGTTTTGTCAGCTGGGATGGTACTCATCCTTACGTCCAAAGATTCTTGATTCGTTTCGTCTCTCTGCTCAGATCCGTTTCTTCACTGTTTGGTCCCATGTAG